The Mycolicibacterium smegmatis genome has a window encoding:
- a CDS encoding Tex family protein, protein MTQSVPTSGPVPGVRSITARLAEELSVGEHQVAAAIHLLDEGSTVPFIARYRKEVTGSLDDGQLRTLEERLAYLRELDARREAVLASIEEQGKLTDELRAALVAADTKARVEDIYLPYKPKRRTKAQIAREAGLEPLADRLLADPNLVPEEVAGEFLNENVADAAAALEGARHIIIERASEDAELVGATREKFWSEGSLRTAPFSEEAAKSPAAQKFRDYFEFSEPLEQMPSHRVLAVLRGEKEQALSLTFDGGEDEAYQAMIAQALGIDMTSPAPATPWLATTVRLAWRAKLMISASVDARIRLRQRAEEDAVAVFARNLKDLLLAAPAGTRTTLGLDPGFRTGVKVAVVDGTGKVLETCAIYPHQPQKQWDQAKATLGALIARHGVELIAIGNGTASRETDALASELIADIRKSGANPPIKAMVSEAGASVYSASAYAARELPDLDVTVRGAVSIARRLQDPLAELVKIDPKSIGVGQYQHDVTPGSLARSLDAVVEDAVNAVGVDLNTASVPLLARVSGVTESLAEAIVAHRESTGPFRNRKALLDVPRLGPKAFEQCAGFLRIRDGEDPLDASGVHPESYPVVRRILDRAGVTLAELIGDTRTLRTLKPAEFADDRFGVPTVTDIIGELEKPGRDPRPAFSTATFAAGVEKVADLKPGMILEGVVTNVAAFGAFVDVGVHQDGLVHVSAMADRFVSDPHEVVKSGQVVKVKVVDVDVDRQRIGLSLRLNDEPDKGKRNDRRDGGQNRNQNRGGGQRNKGGNSGGNKGGNNRGNKGGRRDQPMGSMAEALRNAGFGR, encoded by the coding sequence GTGACTCAGAGCGTGCCTACGTCCGGTCCTGTCCCCGGCGTCCGATCGATCACCGCCCGGCTGGCCGAGGAGCTGTCCGTCGGTGAGCACCAGGTGGCTGCGGCCATCCACCTGCTCGACGAGGGCTCGACGGTGCCGTTCATCGCGCGTTACCGCAAGGAGGTCACGGGAAGCCTCGACGACGGTCAGCTGCGCACCCTGGAGGAGCGCCTGGCGTATCTGCGCGAGCTCGACGCGCGCCGTGAGGCCGTGCTGGCCTCGATCGAGGAGCAGGGCAAGCTCACCGACGAGCTGCGCGCAGCACTTGTCGCCGCGGACACCAAGGCCCGCGTCGAAGACATATACCTGCCGTACAAGCCCAAGCGCCGCACCAAGGCGCAGATCGCCAGGGAAGCCGGCCTGGAGCCGCTGGCGGACCGGCTGCTCGCCGATCCGAACCTGGTGCCCGAGGAGGTGGCGGGGGAGTTCCTCAACGAGAACGTCGCCGACGCCGCCGCCGCGCTCGAGGGTGCGCGCCACATCATCATCGAGCGCGCGTCCGAGGATGCCGAGCTGGTCGGTGCCACGCGTGAGAAGTTCTGGTCCGAGGGTTCGCTGCGCACCGCGCCGTTCTCCGAGGAGGCCGCGAAAAGCCCTGCCGCACAGAAGTTCCGTGACTACTTCGAGTTCTCCGAACCGCTGGAGCAGATGCCGTCGCACCGCGTGCTCGCGGTGCTGCGTGGCGAGAAGGAGCAGGCCCTGTCGCTGACGTTCGACGGCGGCGAGGACGAGGCCTACCAGGCGATGATCGCCCAGGCGCTCGGCATCGACATGACCTCGCCTGCGCCGGCGACGCCGTGGCTGGCCACCACCGTGCGGCTGGCATGGCGCGCCAAACTGATGATCTCGGCGTCGGTCGACGCGCGGATCCGGCTGCGCCAGCGCGCCGAGGAGGACGCCGTCGCGGTGTTCGCCCGCAACCTCAAGGACCTGCTGCTGGCCGCACCGGCCGGTACCCGCACCACGCTCGGCCTGGACCCGGGCTTCCGCACCGGCGTCAAGGTCGCCGTCGTCGACGGCACCGGCAAGGTGCTGGAGACCTGCGCGATCTACCCGCACCAGCCGCAGAAGCAGTGGGATCAGGCCAAGGCCACGCTCGGCGCGCTGATCGCCCGCCACGGCGTCGAACTCATCGCGATCGGCAACGGCACCGCATCACGCGAAACCGATGCGCTGGCTTCCGAACTCATCGCCGACATCCGCAAATCCGGCGCGAATCCGCCGATCAAGGCCATGGTCAGCGAGGCGGGCGCCTCGGTGTACTCGGCATCGGCCTACGCCGCGCGCGAACTTCCCGATCTCGACGTGACCGTGCGTGGTGCGGTGTCGATCGCGCGGCGCCTGCAGGACCCGCTGGCCGAACTGGTGAAGATCGACCCGAAGTCCATCGGTGTCGGCCAGTACCAGCACGACGTCACACCCGGGTCGCTCGCGCGCAGCCTCGACGCGGTCGTCGAGGACGCCGTGAACGCCGTCGGCGTCGACCTCAACACGGCCTCGGTACCGCTGCTCGCGCGCGTCTCGGGTGTCACCGAATCGCTGGCCGAGGCCATCGTCGCGCACCGCGAGAGCACCGGGCCGTTCCGCAACCGCAAGGCGCTGCTGGACGTTCCTCGCCTGGGCCCCAAGGCTTTCGAACAGTGCGCGGGCTTCCTGCGCATCCGCGACGGCGAGGATCCGCTCGACGCGTCCGGTGTGCACCCGGAGTCCTACCCGGTGGTGCGCCGCATCCTGGACCGCGCAGGTGTCACGCTCGCCGAACTGATCGGGGACACCCGCACGCTGCGCACTCTCAAACCGGCCGAGTTCGCCGACGACCGGTTCGGTGTCCCGACGGTCACCGACATCATCGGCGAGTTGGAAAAGCCCGGCCGGGACCCGCGTCCGGCGTTCTCGACGGCCACCTTCGCCGCGGGCGTCGAGAAGGTCGCCGACCTCAAGCCCGGCATGATCCTCGAAGGCGTCGTGACCAACGTCGCGGCGTTCGGCGCGTTCGTCGACGTGGGTGTGCACCAGGACGGTCTGGTGCACGTCTCGGCGATGGCCGACCGCTTCGTCTCCGATCCGCACGAGGTGGTGAAGTCGGGTCAGGTGGTCAAGGTCAAGGTCGTCGACGTCGACGTCGATCGCCAGCGCATCGGTCTGAGCCTGCGCCTCAACGACGAACCCGACAAGGGCAAGCGCAACGACCGTCGCGACGGCGGGCAGAACCGCAACCAGAACCGCGGCGGCGGTCAGCGCAACAAGGGCGGCAACAGCGGTGGGAACAAGGGCGGCAACAACCGCGGCAACAAGGGCGGCCGCCGGGACCAGCCCATGGGGTCGATGGCTGAGGCGCTGCGCAACGCCGGTTTCGGCCGGTAG
- a CDS encoding TVP38/TMEM64 family protein — MTDTDDPPATGRTRHIIRLALFAAFLIGLFYLVAVARVVDIGDIRGAVSATGPIAPLVYVVVSACLGALFVPGPVLAGTSGFLFGPVLGTFVTLGATVGTATVASLIGRRAGRESARGVLGAERADRLDRQIERGGLWAVVGQRFVPGISDALASYAFGAFGVPLWQMVVGSFIGSAPRAFVYTALGASIGDLSAPLAYTAIAVWCVTAIIGAFAAHRGYRSWRGRHQDPAS; from the coding sequence ATGACCGACACCGACGATCCCCCCGCTACCGGCCGCACCCGGCACATCATCCGGCTCGCGCTGTTCGCGGCGTTTCTGATCGGGCTGTTCTACCTGGTGGCCGTCGCGCGCGTCGTCGACATCGGTGACATCCGCGGCGCGGTGTCGGCGACCGGCCCGATCGCTCCCCTGGTCTATGTCGTGGTGTCGGCGTGCCTGGGTGCGCTGTTCGTGCCCGGCCCCGTCCTGGCAGGCACCAGTGGCTTCCTGTTCGGCCCGGTGCTGGGCACGTTCGTCACGCTGGGCGCCACGGTCGGCACCGCCACCGTCGCGAGCCTCATCGGACGGCGCGCCGGCCGCGAGAGCGCCCGCGGTGTGCTGGGCGCCGAGCGTGCCGACCGGCTCGACCGGCAGATCGAACGCGGCGGGTTGTGGGCCGTCGTCGGCCAGCGGTTCGTCCCCGGCATCTCCGACGCGCTCGCCTCATATGCGTTCGGCGCGTTCGGAGTGCCGTTGTGGCAGATGGTGGTCGGCTCGTTCATCGGATCGGCGCCGCGTGCGTTCGTCTACACCGCGCTCGGCGCGTCGATCGGTGACCTGTCGGCGCCGCTGGCCTACACCGCGATCGCGGTGTGGTGCGTCACCGCGATCATCGGTGCGTTCGCGGCGCACCGCGGGTACCGGTCCTGGCGCGGCAGGCACCAGGACCCGGCGTCCTGA
- a CDS encoding LLM class flavin-dependent oxidoreductase, with translation MTRPRLILNAFTMNTATHVAYGAWRNPETRSVEFDQLDPWVELVKLLERGKFDSIFFADVVGLYDDYRGGWETYLREGLQIPNHDPSAIVSALALSTEHLGLVITSSVLQDHPFSFARKISTLDHASKGRIGWNVVTSALQNSARNFGLPEREEHDERYQWAEEYTEVVYKLWEGSWDDGALLRDRERGIHADPDKVHKIHHIGKRYRVEGPHLSFPSPQRTPVLFQAGTSTAGRAFAARHAEGVFINAASPKGARVVIDDTRDRAVAAGRRREDIKFFQGLSFVVGSTEVEARARAAELDEYLSVDALIAHRSGGIGVDLGGLDHHTPIGDLAPTVQGTRSTIEALIAAAPPGTNPTIADLVRQQQESTRIVGTPEQIADALEEWQDAGVDGLNIRYITTPGSFADFIDHVVPELQSRGLAQTEYAPGTLREKLFGNGPHLPERHPARHWRGRFREADVAARAVSESV, from the coding sequence ATGACCCGCCCGCGGCTGATCCTCAACGCCTTCACCATGAACACCGCCACCCACGTCGCCTACGGGGCGTGGCGCAACCCCGAGACCCGCAGTGTGGAGTTCGACCAACTCGACCCGTGGGTCGAACTGGTCAAGCTCCTCGAACGCGGGAAGTTCGACTCGATCTTCTTCGCCGACGTGGTCGGACTGTACGACGACTACCGCGGCGGGTGGGAGACCTATCTGCGCGAGGGCCTGCAGATCCCGAATCACGATCCGTCTGCGATCGTTTCGGCCCTGGCGTTGTCCACCGAGCACCTCGGCCTGGTGATCACCAGTTCGGTGCTGCAGGATCATCCGTTCTCGTTCGCCCGCAAGATCTCCACCCTCGACCACGCCTCCAAGGGGCGCATCGGCTGGAACGTCGTTACCAGCGCGCTGCAGAACTCTGCGCGCAACTTCGGGCTGCCGGAACGCGAGGAGCACGACGAGCGCTATCAGTGGGCCGAGGAGTACACCGAGGTCGTCTACAAGCTGTGGGAAGGCTCCTGGGACGACGGCGCGCTGCTGCGCGACCGCGAACGCGGCATCCACGCCGACCCCGACAAGGTGCACAAGATCCACCACATCGGCAAGCGGTACCGCGTCGAGGGTCCGCATCTGAGTTTCCCGTCACCGCAGCGCACCCCGGTACTGTTCCAAGCCGGCACATCCACCGCGGGAAGGGCTTTCGCAGCACGCCACGCCGAAGGGGTGTTCATCAACGCGGCCTCGCCCAAGGGCGCCCGTGTCGTGATCGACGACACCCGTGACCGCGCGGTGGCGGCCGGGCGCCGCCGCGAGGACATCAAGTTCTTCCAGGGCCTGTCGTTCGTCGTCGGCTCCACCGAGGTCGAGGCCAGGGCCCGCGCCGCCGAACTCGACGAGTACCTCAGCGTCGACGCCCTCATCGCACACCGCAGCGGCGGTATCGGCGTCGACCTCGGCGGTCTGGACCACCACACCCCCATCGGCGATCTCGCGCCCACCGTCCAGGGCACGCGCAGCACCATCGAGGCGCTCATCGCGGCCGCGCCGCCGGGCACCAACCCGACCATCGCCGACCTGGTGCGCCAGCAGCAGGAGTCGACCCGCATCGTCGGCACCCCCGAACAGATTGCCGACGCGCTCGAGGAATGGCAGGACGCGGGCGTCGACGGGCTCAACATCCGCTACATCACCACGCCGGGCAGCTTCGCCGATTTCATCGACCACGTGGTTCCCGAGCTGCAGTCCCGCGGCCTGGCCCAGACCGAGTACGCGCCCGGCACACTGCGCGAAAAGCTCTTCGGCAACGGCCCCCACCTGCCCGAGCGTCACCCGGCGCGGCACTGGCGGGGCCGGTTCCGCGAAGCGGATGTGGCCGCACGCGCAGTCTCGGAGTCGGTCTAG
- a CDS encoding NtaA/DmoA family FMN-dependent monooxygenase (This protein belongs to a clade of FMN-dependent monooxygenases, within a broader family of flavin-dependent oxidoreductases, the luciferase-like monooxygenase (LMM) family, some of whose members use coenzyme F420 rather than FMN.), giving the protein MTGRKHLHLNLNLLATGRHDHSWRSQPDVIGPTDTAHFREVARIAERGLFDSLFLADSLALDGEAYRRPWRACDPIVLFSALSQVTEHIGFIATVNALFAEPFTIARQIATLDHISGGRAGWNIVTSLNPAARANFSKAAAIDPEDRYRKAEEVVRVVRSLWDSFEPDAVRADQRSGTYLDADKVHAIDHTGDFFSVAGPGVVPQTPQGRPVIVQAGDSERLREMAGRWADAIFTVQRDIGSGRKFAQDAKHRARQHGRSPDELTILPGLFVVVGSTEAEALARKAEIDAFVDVEAERDQLAERIGADPRLLVLDKPVPTAILDAPTDSPSVSPAFAKALVTQSQTEGLTVRDLLTRNPGGHRYVVGSPESVADDLELWFREGAADGFNLNIDRLPDGLAAFVDHVVPVLQERGLFRREYSTTTLRGHLSS; this is encoded by the coding sequence ATGACCGGACGAAAACACCTGCACCTCAACCTCAATCTGCTCGCAACCGGCCGCCACGACCATTCGTGGCGCTCGCAACCCGACGTCATCGGACCCACCGATACCGCGCATTTCCGTGAAGTGGCCCGCATCGCCGAGCGCGGCCTGTTCGATTCGCTGTTCCTCGCCGACAGTCTGGCACTCGACGGGGAGGCCTACCGCAGACCGTGGCGGGCGTGCGATCCGATCGTCTTGTTCAGCGCGCTGTCCCAGGTGACCGAGCACATCGGGTTCATCGCCACGGTGAATGCACTTTTCGCCGAGCCGTTCACGATCGCCCGGCAGATCGCGACGCTCGACCACATCAGCGGCGGGCGCGCCGGATGGAACATCGTGACGAGCCTCAATCCGGCCGCGCGGGCGAACTTCTCGAAGGCGGCCGCGATCGACCCCGAGGACCGCTACCGCAAGGCCGAGGAGGTCGTACGGGTGGTGCGCAGCCTGTGGGACAGCTTCGAACCCGACGCCGTGCGCGCCGATCAGCGCTCCGGGACCTACCTGGACGCCGACAAGGTGCACGCGATCGACCACACCGGCGACTTCTTCTCGGTGGCCGGGCCCGGCGTGGTTCCGCAGACCCCACAGGGACGGCCGGTGATCGTGCAGGCCGGGGACTCCGAACGGTTGCGGGAGATGGCCGGCCGGTGGGCGGACGCGATCTTCACCGTGCAACGCGACATCGGGTCCGGTCGCAAGTTCGCCCAGGACGCCAAACACCGTGCACGCCAACATGGCCGCTCGCCCGACGAGCTCACGATCCTGCCGGGCCTGTTCGTCGTGGTGGGCAGCACCGAGGCCGAGGCGCTGGCCCGCAAGGCCGAGATCGACGCCTTCGTCGACGTCGAAGCCGAACGTGACCAACTCGCCGAGCGTATCGGCGCCGACCCGCGACTGCTGGTGCTCGACAAACCGGTACCCACCGCGATCCTGGACGCGCCGACCGACTCGCCGTCGGTCAGCCCGGCGTTCGCCAAAGCGCTTGTGACGCAGTCGCAGACCGAAGGGCTGACAGTGCGCGACCTGCTCACCCGCAACCCGGGTGGGCACCGCTACGTGGTGGGCTCCCCCGAATCGGTCGCCGACGATCTCGAGTTGTGGTTCCGCGAAGGCGCCGCCGATGGTTTCAACCTGAACATCGACCGGTTGCCCGACGGCCTGGCGGCCTTCGTCGATCACGTGGTGCCGGTCCTGCAGGAGCGCGGGCTGTTCCGCCGCGAGTACAGCACGACGACGCTGCGTGGCCATCTGTCTTCGTGA
- a CDS encoding NtaA/DmoA family FMN-dependent monooxygenase (This protein belongs to a clade of FMN-dependent monooxygenases, within a broader family of flavin-dependent oxidoreductases, the luciferase-like monooxygenase (LMM) family, some of whose members use coenzyme F420 rather than FMN.): MTRSPAVFFVSSEFHFSDRFPQWKSTEAATPTNERQRDKALFAAELDRIGFDAIFITDFLGLNRTLIRHSGPRSFEPVTLAGYLAAHTERIGLVITVSTQFSEPYTVARELASLDRLSNGRAGWNVVTSFNGETNYGYTQIPAPRERYRRAREFLDVTKALWTSWDANAIIADRDAEIYVDTDLVHDIGWSGEHFRVHQALDLPPSPQVFPLIAQAGASDDGIALAADTAEVVFVASPDIDAGKRYYRRLKAAVVAAGRHADDLKVLPGIRIYLGDTDEQAWAAYSAELTDLDLERAREAITYEIGGLDLSDLDLDDHIPLDRFPDRAELERTGRRVSRALIYREWVETGAYPRLRDFLVRYATSFGHFQIVGTAETAADIITQWIDEGAADGFTLLGGSSFARIAGDLIPLLRQRGVFRDDVAPARLRDRLGTRTPGLPENQRVVERIAR, translated from the coding sequence ATGACCCGTTCCCCCGCGGTGTTCTTCGTCTCGTCGGAATTCCACTTCAGTGACCGTTTCCCGCAGTGGAAGTCCACCGAAGCCGCCACACCGACCAACGAGAGACAGCGCGACAAAGCGCTGTTCGCCGCCGAACTCGACCGCATCGGATTCGACGCGATCTTCATCACCGACTTCCTCGGCCTCAACCGCACCCTCATCCGGCATTCGGGGCCGCGGTCGTTCGAACCGGTCACCCTGGCCGGGTATCTCGCCGCGCACACCGAACGCATCGGTTTGGTGATCACAGTGTCCACACAGTTCAGCGAGCCCTACACGGTGGCTCGCGAACTCGCCTCGCTGGACCGGTTGTCGAACGGCCGCGCCGGGTGGAACGTCGTCACCTCCTTCAACGGCGAGACCAACTACGGCTACACCCAGATTCCCGCCCCACGCGAACGCTACCGTCGCGCCCGCGAATTCCTCGACGTCACCAAGGCCCTGTGGACGTCGTGGGATGCCAACGCGATCATCGCCGACCGCGACGCCGAGATCTACGTCGACACCGACCTGGTCCACGACATCGGGTGGTCGGGCGAGCACTTCCGCGTCCACCAGGCCCTCGACCTGCCACCCAGCCCGCAGGTGTTCCCGCTGATCGCGCAGGCCGGTGCGTCCGACGACGGCATCGCACTGGCCGCCGACACCGCCGAGGTGGTGTTCGTCGCATCGCCGGACATCGACGCCGGCAAGCGTTATTACCGCAGGCTCAAGGCCGCAGTCGTCGCGGCCGGTCGCCACGCCGACGACCTCAAGGTGCTGCCGGGCATCCGGATCTACCTGGGCGACACCGACGAACAGGCCTGGGCCGCCTACTCCGCCGAACTCACCGACCTGGACCTCGAACGTGCCAGGGAGGCCATCACCTACGAGATCGGCGGATTGGACCTCTCCGATCTCGACCTCGACGACCACATCCCGCTCGACCGGTTCCCCGACCGCGCGGAGCTGGAGCGTACCGGGCGCCGCGTCAGCCGTGCGCTGATCTACCGCGAATGGGTGGAAACCGGTGCCTACCCGCGACTGCGAGACTTCCTGGTGCGGTATGCGACGTCGTTCGGGCATTTCCAGATCGTCGGCACCGCAGAGACGGCCGCCGACATCATCACGCAGTGGATCGACGAGGGTGCCGCCGACGGTTTCACGCTTCTGGGCGGATCGAGCTTCGCCCGCATCGCCGGTGATCTGATCCCGTTGTTACGACAACGCGGCGTCTTCCGAGACGATGTCGCCCCCGCCCGACTGCGGGACCGCCTCGGCACCCGGACGCCGGGCCTGCCCGAGAATCAGCGCGTCGTCGAACGGATCGCGCGATGA
- a CDS encoding ABC transporter ATP-binding protein, translated as MPLLELSDLTVTYPGDGITPKIALGHVNLSLAAGEFVAIVGESGSGKTTLVNTVLGLLPRTATVTADTLALDGAGILGLTEREWSRIRGTTVGLVPQDPGASLNPVRTIGSQIAEIFDLRDEKLSRAERRRRCIDLLEQVEIDQPERRLRQHPGELSGGMRQRVLIAIAFGLNPKLLVADEPTSALDVTVQAQVLRVFDRLVAEHGTTVLFVTHDIGVATDHASRVVVMRKGQIVEDAPVDDIVSRPSSEYTAALVRRIGAGITPPAAAHENVHAPADEIIRVAHVSKEFRLDRRHRHRAVDDISFTVRRGETLALVGESGSGKSTTAKMIIGLTQPTRGSIEVLGHDITRLGHRDRRAHWKNIQFVYQNPDSALDPRWSVREVLESPLRAYHLDNRDQRIAEALDNVNLSRDKLTRRTVELSGGERQRVAIARALVVQPQIILLDEPLSALDVVTQDQILGLLRNLQDNLGLTYLFISHDLSVVQQLSHRVVVLKAGQVAESGDTAAVFSAPTSPYTRTLIDAVPGRRLARLALAS; from the coding sequence GTGCCGCTGCTCGAACTGTCCGATCTCACCGTGACCTATCCCGGTGACGGAATCACACCGAAGATCGCGCTCGGCCACGTGAACCTGAGCCTGGCGGCCGGTGAATTCGTCGCCATCGTCGGCGAATCCGGTTCGGGCAAGACCACCCTGGTGAACACCGTGCTGGGTCTGCTGCCACGCACCGCGACCGTCACCGCCGACACCCTCGCATTGGACGGCGCCGGCATCCTGGGCCTGACCGAACGGGAGTGGAGCCGAATCCGCGGCACCACGGTCGGACTGGTGCCGCAGGATCCGGGCGCGTCGCTCAACCCGGTGCGCACCATCGGTTCGCAGATCGCCGAGATCTTCGACCTCCGAGATGAGAAGCTCAGCCGCGCCGAGCGTCGGCGGCGGTGCATCGATCTGCTCGAACAGGTCGAGATCGACCAACCCGAGCGACGGCTGCGCCAGCATCCGGGTGAACTGTCCGGCGGCATGCGCCAGCGGGTGCTGATCGCGATCGCTTTCGGGCTCAACCCCAAACTGCTCGTCGCCGACGAACCGACCTCCGCGCTCGACGTGACCGTGCAGGCCCAGGTGCTGCGGGTGTTCGATCGCCTGGTCGCCGAACACGGCACCACCGTACTGTTCGTCACCCACGACATCGGCGTCGCCACCGATCACGCATCGCGTGTCGTGGTGATGCGCAAGGGACAGATCGTGGAGGATGCCCCGGTCGACGACATCGTCAGCCGCCCGTCGTCGGAGTACACCGCCGCCCTGGTACGCCGCATCGGGGCCGGCATCACCCCACCGGCCGCGGCCCACGAGAATGTCCATGCCCCTGCCGACGAGATCATCCGAGTCGCCCACGTCAGCAAGGAGTTCCGGCTCGACAGGCGTCACCGCCACCGCGCGGTCGACGACATCAGCTTCACCGTGCGTCGCGGCGAGACACTGGCCCTGGTCGGCGAGTCCGGATCCGGCAAGTCCACAACCGCGAAGATGATCATCGGATTGACCCAGCCCACCCGCGGATCGATCGAGGTGCTGGGCCACGACATCACGCGACTCGGCCACCGCGACCGCCGCGCACACTGGAAGAACATCCAGTTCGTCTACCAGAACCCCGATTCCGCGCTCGACCCGCGCTGGAGTGTGCGCGAAGTCCTGGAAAGCCCACTACGCGCATATCATCTCGACAACCGCGACCAGCGCATCGCCGAGGCCCTCGACAACGTCAACCTCAGCCGTGACAAGCTCACCCGCCGAACCGTCGAGTTGTCCGGTGGTGAACGCCAACGGGTCGCGATCGCCCGTGCGTTGGTGGTGCAGCCCCAGATCATTCTGCTCGACGAACCGCTGTCGGCCCTCGACGTCGTCACGCAGGACCAGATCTTGGGGCTGCTGCGCAACCTTCAGGACAATCTGGGACTGACGTACCTGTTCATCTCACACGATCTGTCGGTGGTACAACAGCTGTCGCACCGCGTGGTCGTGCTCAAGGCCGGTCAGGTGGCCGAAAGTGGCGACACCGCCGCGGTGTTCTCCGCACCCACCTCGCCCTACACCCGCACCCTCATCGACGCGGTTCCCGGCCGCCGTCTCGCACGATTGGCACTGGCATCATGA
- a CDS encoding ABC transporter permease yields the protein MRAAPWSARISGALLVLVAAWAVAPGVFTSADPLNGNRLEKFQPPSWAHWFGTDHLGRDVLTRVIHGTSHTLLTAGLAVAVGLVVGSIIGILAGVSGPVADAVGMRLSDVLLALPGFLVSVWIVTAYGAGPLSVGIGVGIGSIAIFARVFRAEVMRVRALDYVEAAFLSGESSWSVIRRHIVPNAIGAVVALAVIDLSAAILAISALGYLGYSAPPPTPEWGLLVAEGRSYLATAWWLTSLPGAVILVVIVALGVVSRRVLKSNNI from the coding sequence TTGCGCGCGGCACCGTGGTCGGCGCGCATCTCCGGGGCGCTGCTGGTGCTGGTGGCGGCGTGGGCCGTCGCGCCGGGGGTGTTCACCAGCGCGGACCCGCTCAACGGCAACCGGTTGGAGAAGTTCCAGCCGCCCAGTTGGGCACACTGGTTCGGCACCGACCACCTCGGGCGCGATGTGTTGACCCGCGTCATCCACGGTACGTCCCACACACTGCTCACCGCGGGACTCGCGGTCGCCGTCGGCCTGGTGGTCGGCAGCATCATCGGCATCCTGGCCGGCGTGTCGGGTCCGGTCGCCGACGCGGTCGGAATGCGGTTGAGCGACGTGCTTCTCGCGCTGCCCGGGTTCCTGGTGTCGGTGTGGATCGTCACGGCCTACGGGGCCGGTCCGCTGTCGGTCGGCATCGGTGTCGGGATCGGTTCGATCGCGATCTTCGCGCGCGTGTTCCGCGCGGAGGTGATGCGGGTGCGTGCCCTCGACTACGTCGAGGCCGCGTTCCTCTCCGGCGAGAGCAGCTGGTCGGTGATCCGGCGTCACATCGTGCCCAACGCGATCGGCGCCGTGGTGGCCCTGGCCGTGATCGACCTGAGCGCAGCGATTCTCGCGATCTCCGCCCTGGGCTACCTCGGCTACAGCGCACCACCGCCGACCCCGGAGTGGGGGCTCCTGGTCGCCGAGGGCCGCAGCTACCTGGCCACCGCGTGGTGGCTCACCTCGCTGCCCGGTGCGGTGATCCTCGTCGTCATCGTCGCGCTCGGCGTCGTGAGCCGGCGCGTGCTCAAGTCCAACAACATCTGA
- a CDS encoding ABC transporter permease: protein MLRYAAARIGQSLLVLLLAFTVIFWGVSILPTDPVSIFVAKGDGYFNPEIVEQVKEFYGYDRPAYVQYFSQLNQLLHGQFGFSLSSGQAVTDRIGSVIGETLKLAGTATVLALAFALATLLLASTTRFEWLRTFIRSIPPLFSAIPTFWLGLVVLQIFSVQLGLFSLFPDGSLASLLVPATVLAVPISAPIAQVLLKNAEATLALPHINTARAKGGSPTWVIRRHVLKNAAGPALTVTATTIGALLGGSVVTETVFSRSGLGTVLLQAVSNQDISLIQGLVLLTSVVIVGVNLLVDLLYPVLDPRVTKSQRQGFSTRLGRFT, encoded by the coding sequence ATGCTCCGCTATGCCGCCGCCCGCATCGGCCAGTCGCTGCTCGTGCTGCTGTTGGCATTCACCGTGATCTTCTGGGGCGTGAGCATCCTGCCGACCGACCCGGTGTCGATCTTCGTCGCCAAAGGCGACGGCTACTTCAACCCGGAGATCGTCGAGCAGGTCAAGGAGTTCTACGGGTACGACCGCCCGGCGTACGTGCAGTACTTCTCACAGCTCAACCAGTTGCTGCACGGACAATTCGGGTTCTCGCTGTCCAGTGGACAAGCGGTCACCGACCGAATCGGCAGCGTGATCGGAGAGACGCTCAAACTGGCCGGCACCGCGACCGTCCTGGCGTTGGCGTTCGCGCTGGCGACGCTGCTGCTGGCCTCGACAACCCGGTTCGAGTGGCTGCGGACATTCATTCGCAGCATTCCCCCGCTGTTCAGCGCGATCCCGACATTCTGGCTGGGGCTGGTGGTGCTGCAGATCTTCTCGGTGCAACTCGGGTTGTTCTCGCTGTTCCCCGACGGCTCTCTGGCGTCTCTGCTGGTGCCGGCGACGGTGCTGGCCGTGCCGATCTCGGCGCCGATCGCCCAGGTGCTGCTCAAGAATGCCGAGGCCACGCTTGCCCTGCCGCACATCAACACCGCCCGCGCCAAAGGTGGCAGCCCCACCTGGGTGATCCGCAGGCACGTGCTCAAGAACGCGGCGGGCCCGGCACTGACGGTCACGGCCACCACCATCGGTGCGCTGCTGGGCGGGTCGGTGGTCACCGAGACCGTGTTCTCCCGGTCCGGGCTGGGCACCGTGCTGCTGCAGGCCGTGTCCAACCAGGACATCTCGTTGATCCAGGGCCTGGTGCTGCTCACCTCGGTGGTGATCGTCGGGGTGAACCTGCTGGTGGATCTGCTGTACCCGGTTCTCGACCCCCGCGTCACAAAGTCACAACGGCAGGGTTTCAGCACCCGGTTGGGTAGGTTCACGTGA